CATCATTGCGAACGAAAGCGCCTCTTTCTGTGGGGCAGTGGCAAAAATTCTGGAACCTGAGCCGTTTACGGTCTTAACCTTCAATGACGGCAAGGAAGCTTTCGAGGCTGTGCAGCGTGTGCGCCCCGATGTGATATTGCTGGATGTGGCGCTTCCCTCCATGTACGGATTCGAGGTGTGTGAGAGGATCAGAAAGGATCCTGCTCTTTCTGCAGTGAAAATCATTCTTATTGCCGCTATTTACGATAAAACACGCTATAAACGGTCACCGATTTCCCTGTATGGTGCAGATGATTACATCGAGAAGCATCATATACCCGATTCTCTTGTTTCCATGATCTACCGCTATGTGACGGATCAAAAGCCTTTGGAAAAACCTAGAGGAGATGAATCCGCCACCGTCAGCGAAAGCATGGTTACGCCGCAGCATTTGGACCAGAAGGAAATAAATGCACAGCTGGATGCACGCAGGCAAATGCAGGCTGCTGAAGAACAGGAGACTGTGCCACCTGCTGCCGCAATATCTTCAGAAGCCCATGAGAAGGCCAAGCGACTGGCCCGGATAATTGTCTCCGACATCATTCTCTATAATCAGACAAAGGTAGAAGAAGGGGTCAAAAACGGCTCCTTTTACTCCTTGTTGGAAGATGACATCCGTGAAGGACGGGCCCTTTATGAGCGTCGGGTCCCTGAGGAGATCAGGAAAAATACTTCATTCCTTGACACCGCCTTTGAGGAACTGATTGCAAAGAAGAAGCAGGAACTGAAACTGTGAAGCATGCTTTATCGTCACAATGGAGAGCGTAGTGGATAGACTGCAGATTCTGATCGAGGCGCTTTGTTCGGCCGACGAAGAGAAAAGGAGGCTGGCAGTGGTCGGATTGAGGGATTATCCCCTCGATCAGACACTGGATAGCCTTTTTCTGGCCCTGGGGGATACCAGCTGGCGGGTCCGCAAAGAGGCTGTTGACATAATTGTGATGGCCGCAGAAGGAGAAAGCGCCGGCAATCTTCAGGAAGAACTCGTCAACATGCTCAGGTCCCAGGATAATGCCGGGTTACGCAATTCAGCCGTGGAATCACTGGAAAAACTGGGGAAAAAGGCTTCCAAGGTCCTGTGTCTTCATATTGCCGACGAAGACCATGATGTGCGTAAATTCATCATCGACATTATGGGCAATATCGGTGATCCTGCTTTCGTCCCTGCACTGATCAATGCTTTGGACGATCCGGATGCCAATGCCCGTGCTGCCGCTGCCGAAAATCTTGGGAAAATTCAGGATGCGCGCGCCTTGCCTGAGCTTCTTGAGGCTTTGGCAAAGAGTGATGTGTTGCTCAAATACACGATTCTCGAAGCTGTGGGCAAGATCGGGCAGTCGGTTCCTGTGTCTGCCATTGCTCCTCTTGCCAACGACAACCTCCTCAAAAAAGCCGTCTATGACTGTCTTGGTGCGATAGGCGATCTCGATGCAATTCCGCTGTTGGTTGAAGGATTGAAGGACAGGCAGAAAAAGGCCCGCGAAGCTGCCGCAACTGGTCTTGTCGCCCTGAGGAAGCGCCTCTCTTCTTCGTCGGGTGCAGAGATAATGGATAATAAACTGGAGCAGCTGAAGGGGACATCCCATGTGGATGATCTGATCGACTCCTTCAATAATGCTGAAAACAGCTTGAAAGAGGCTTTTGCCATTCTTCTCGGTGTCATCGGCGATGCAAGAGCGGCCAAACCTCTTCTTTTAGGCTGCAATGATGACAGGCTCAGAAGGCTGTGTTTGCAAGCATTGAGAAAGATTGGGAACGCAGCAGCAGCTTCGCTGCTTGAAGTTTTCCCCTCTGCAGAAGACGATCAGCGTTGTTTCATCGTCTATCTCTGTGGTGAACTCGGCTGCAAGGAATCGGTATCGCTTCTGACGGAAGGGATGCTGGACCTGAATCCTCAGCTGCGGCTTGCTTCGGTCAAAGCTGCCGGAAAGACCGGTCTCACTGTTTTTGTTAATGAGGTGGCCCATCTTCTTGAAGATAACGAAAAGGAAGTCAGAAACGGGGCCATAGAAGCTCTCTACAGGCTAGCCGAAACAGACAGATTCTCAGTGGCAAGGATTGCCGGCAAGCTGGCTTCTTCGGACCTGGCTGAAAAGAGACGCAATGCGGCCGTGCTCTGCACAGCCCTGGCTGATACGGAGAGGCTTTCGCTTCTGGTTAAGGATGAGGATGCAACGGTGCGGAAGGCTGCAGTAAGTTCACTGGCCAGCCTTAAATCAGTTGCCAGTGCCGGTCATCTGGTCATGGCTCTGGTCGATGAGGATCCGGATGTCCGTATCGCTGCAGCTGGAGCTTTGGGGGATGTGGGAAGTGAGGAAGTCGTCGGGCCACTGCTGCTGGCTTTGCAGGATGACGACCCCTGGGTTCAGTGTGCGGTGTTGAAAAGCCTGGGCAACCTGAAAAACGAGGCAGCGTTGCCTGCCATAGTCCAGCTGTTCGAACGCGCCGATGGGCTTGTGCTTATAACTGCACTGGATGCTGTAGCAAAGATCGGAGGGGAGGCGGCAAGGGCACTTGTTGAGAAAGCGCTGGACAATTCCGATGAAGAGGTGGTTAAGGCTGCAATCGACATATTAACCCAGGAAAACGACGCATGGGTGCATACGCACCGCGATAAACTTTTAAACCACCCCCACTGGGATGTGAGAAGCACCTTCATAAAAGCCATGGTTTCACGGTTGGGAGAAAAGTCGTTTCCTTATCTGCGACAGGCTCTTCAAACCGAAACCGATGAATTGGTCAAGGGGCAGATCATCGAGTTGATGGATCGGGTTCTTTAATGTTCTACTCAGACCCTGAAGTACAAATGACCGATGAAGAGTTCCGCCTGATACGGGACCTTATCTATACCCATTGTGGTCTCTATTTTGATAACGATTCCAAGTATCTTCTTGAAAAACGGCTGGGCCGCAGATTGTCACAGCATCAGATCAAGGAGTTCAGGGATTATTATCATTTATTGAAATACGACAGGAACAGGGATCAGGAATTGTCAGATATCATGGATGTTCTGACTACCAATGAAACCTACTTTTTCCGCGAAGCTTTTCAGCTTAAGGCCTTTACCAGTGAAATTGTCCCTGAACTGATGGCCGCGAAAGAGAAAAAAGGGGATCGCTCCTTGCGGATTTGGAGTGCCGGCTGTTCCACGGGGGAAGAACCATATACCATTGCCATGCTTTTGCTTGAACTGGGGGTGCTCAAGGACTGGCGTGTCGAGATTGTCGGTACCGATATCAGCCAGAGAGTTTTGCATCAGGCGAGAAAAGCTACCTATGGCAAGACCTCTTTCCGTTCAACCGATGAAACCTATATCAACCGCTTTTTCCAGGAACAGGATGGTCTTTGCAAGATCAACGATGAAGTCAGGGAGCTGGTTACCATCAGCCACCTCAATCTCTTTGACCATAATCGTCTGGCTCTCCTGGGCAAAATGGATGTCATCTTCTGCCGTAACGTCATCATTTATTTTGATCAGATTGCCAAGAAAAAGGTTGTCGAATCTTTTTATAAGGTCCTCCGGGACGGAGGCTACCTGCTTTTAGGTCATTCCGAATCCTTGATGAACATTTCCACTGCCTTTGCCCTGAAGCACCTGAAAAACGATATGGTGTACCAGAAGCCACCAACTGCCGGAACTGGAGTTTTTGCATGAAGAAAGTTAGAATCGTTGTCATAGATGATTCTGCATACAATAGACGCACCATAACAAAGATGCTTGAGGAAATTCCCGAGGTCGAGGTGGTAGGCTATGCAGTTAACGGCGAGGAGGGGATCAGGCGGGTGATAGATCTCACCCCCGACCTGGTTACCCTGGACCTTGAGATGCCGAAGATGGACGGCTTCACCACGCT
This region of Geotalea daltonii FRC-32 genomic DNA includes:
- a CDS encoding response regulator, which gives rise to MLIICPSCKTKFSFDDSKIGPQGIKLRCSKCRTIFSVTRKLETPVPAPVPPAPPVAATPAARNIKVIIANESASFCGAVAKILEPEPFTVLTFNDGKEAFEAVQRVRPDVILLDVALPSMYGFEVCERIRKDPALSAVKIILIAAIYDKTRYKRSPISLYGADDYIEKHHIPDSLVSMIYRYVTDQKPLEKPRGDESATVSESMVTPQHLDQKEINAQLDARRQMQAAEEQETVPPAAAISSEAHEKAKRLARIIVSDIILYNQTKVEEGVKNGSFYSLLEDDIREGRALYERRVPEEIRKNTSFLDTAFEELIAKKKQELKL
- a CDS encoding HEAT repeat domain-containing protein, with protein sequence MDRLQILIEALCSADEEKRRLAVVGLRDYPLDQTLDSLFLALGDTSWRVRKEAVDIIVMAAEGESAGNLQEELVNMLRSQDNAGLRNSAVESLEKLGKKASKVLCLHIADEDHDVRKFIIDIMGNIGDPAFVPALINALDDPDANARAAAAENLGKIQDARALPELLEALAKSDVLLKYTILEAVGKIGQSVPVSAIAPLANDNLLKKAVYDCLGAIGDLDAIPLLVEGLKDRQKKAREAAATGLVALRKRLSSSSGAEIMDNKLEQLKGTSHVDDLIDSFNNAENSLKEAFAILLGVIGDARAAKPLLLGCNDDRLRRLCLQALRKIGNAAAASLLEVFPSAEDDQRCFIVYLCGELGCKESVSLLTEGMLDLNPQLRLASVKAAGKTGLTVFVNEVAHLLEDNEKEVRNGAIEALYRLAETDRFSVARIAGKLASSDLAEKRRNAAVLCTALADTERLSLLVKDEDATVRKAAVSSLASLKSVASAGHLVMALVDEDPDVRIAAAGALGDVGSEEVVGPLLLALQDDDPWVQCAVLKSLGNLKNEAALPAIVQLFERADGLVLITALDAVAKIGGEAARALVEKALDNSDEEVVKAAIDILTQENDAWVHTHRDKLLNHPHWDVRSTFIKAMVSRLGEKSFPYLRQALQTETDELVKGQIIELMDRVL
- a CDS encoding CheR family methyltransferase, whose translation is MFYSDPEVQMTDEEFRLIRDLIYTHCGLYFDNDSKYLLEKRLGRRLSQHQIKEFRDYYHLLKYDRNRDQELSDIMDVLTTNETYFFREAFQLKAFTSEIVPELMAAKEKKGDRSLRIWSAGCSTGEEPYTIAMLLLELGVLKDWRVEIVGTDISQRVLHQARKATYGKTSFRSTDETYINRFFQEQDGLCKINDEVRELVTISHLNLFDHNRLALLGKMDVIFCRNVIIYFDQIAKKKVVESFYKVLRDGGYLLLGHSESLMNISTAFALKHLKNDMVYQKPPTAGTGVFA